Sequence from the Natronomonas marina genome:
CGACGAAGTCGGCGTCGTGGGCGGGTCCGAGCCAGATGGGGCCGGCGGTCCACGTCGACTGCCCGCAGTTGGGACACTCCGTCACCGGGTCGGCGACGAGCGTCGCCTCGTGGCGCCGCCAGAGACACTGCTGGCAGTGGTCGACGTAGCCGAGGTCCTCGATCTGGCGGTCGGCCGCTCGCGCGCCCGATTCCAGGCGCAGGTAGGTCCGGACGTAGTGGCTGGAGACGTGGCTCAGGACGGGCCGGGCGGCGAGGTCGTAGCGGGCGGCGGTCCGCACCAGCGCCGACAGCAGCACCCGCAGGCCCATCTCGGCGTGGAACTCCGTGTTCCGCGGGACGGCCCCGTAGCTGCGGACGCCGCTCTCGAAGTGGGCGCCACACAGCGGCGCGGTGTCGGTCGCCGTGACACAGAGGTACTCGCCGGCGCTCCGGAACGCCGCGTCCGCGAAGGGGATGGGGGTGCCGAACGGGTCGAGGTCGACGACGTCGTGGCGGTGTTCGTGCATGTGGGCGTTGACGTTCCGGTGGACGACCTCGCCGTCGAGGTCGTTCCGGGCGAGGTTGTGGCGGGCCAGCGCGACGGCGTCGTCGTCGACGTCGCAGGCGGTGACCGCGTAGCCGGCGTCGGCAGCCCGGACCGCCCGGATCCCGCTTGCGGTCATCGCGTCGAGGTACGTGTCGCACTCGTCGGCGACGGCCCGCAACACCCCGACGGTGACGTCGCGGTTCAGCTCCTGGACCGGGTTGTAGAAGACGCCGGCGCCGCTCCCCTCGCTCGCGCCGTGACGCTTTTCCGGCACCTCGACGGTGACACCGCCCTCGCTGACCTCCATACCCGGCGTTGGCCGGGGGTCCCGAAAAGCGATGCGCTTGAACACCGATTCCGTCGTTCGAGAGAGTCGCCTTCCCCGTGAGGACGAGAGATACCGGCGGCGTCTCTCGGTCACGTCGGGACTGCTCTCACCCCCGCGGGTCGCGGTCCGGGCCGGGGTACGCCTCGCCGAAGGCCAGTTCGTACACCGCTGCGGGGTCGAACACCGTCGCGAAGGCGTCGGGCGACCGGACGCTGACGTCCATGACGCCACGGAGGTTCGCGCCGGCCTCGGCGCTCTGGAGCCGTCCGTCCAGCGACAGCAGGTGGACTGCCCCGCCCCGGTAGGCCGCCGCCAGCGCCGGGTGGTCGCCGGACGGCTGGTCGACGACGACGGCCCACGCCTCGACGGTCGCCCGCCAGTCGCTCGCCAGTTCGTCGTCGGCGAGGGCGGCCACGACCGCCTCGGCGTCCGCGAGCAG
This genomic interval carries:
- a CDS encoding tRNA (guanine(26)-N(2))-dimethyltransferase translates to MEVSEGGVTVEVPEKRHGASEGSGAGVFYNPVQELNRDVTVGVLRAVADECDTYLDAMTASGIRAVRAADAGYAVTACDVDDDAVALARHNLARNDLDGEVVHRNVNAHMHEHRHDVVDLDPFGTPIPFADAAFRSAGEYLCVTATDTAPLCGAHFESGVRSYGAVPRNTEFHAEMGLRVLLSALVRTAARYDLAARPVLSHVSSHYVRTYLRLESGARAADRQIEDLGYVDHCQQCLWRRHEATLVADPVTECPNCGQSTWTAGPIWLGPAHDADFVDRVRASIPDTFGTAEKSRELLDTVAGELHRPTHYDQHKLYKRWSEPAIGMEEFLSALRAAGHEASRTHYGGTTFKTDAGVAAIREAVL
- a CDS encoding DUF7384 family protein; the encoded protein is MTGDGGPDPTRVVADADVLAADLLVGGAARAALDHLRRHSWLELVVTEELLADAEAVVAALADDELASDWRATVEAWAVVVDQPSGDHPALAAAYRGGAVHLLSLDGRLQSAEAGANLRGVMDVSVRSPDAFATVFDPAAVYELAFGEAYPGPDRDPRG